From the Natronogracilivirga saccharolytica genome, one window contains:
- a CDS encoding thioredoxin family protein produces MKVQIAGPGCPKCQTTEKTVKEALAELNRDAEVIHVTDYQEMARLGVRITPAVVIDGKIALAGRVPSLEEAKDLLQSG; encoded by the coding sequence ATGAAAGTACAAATAGCCGGACCCGGATGTCCGAAATGTCAAACTACAGAAAAAACGGTAAAAGAAGCTCTGGCCGAACTGAATCGTGATGCCGAGGTGATCCATGTCACCGACTACCAGGAAATGGCCAGGCTGGGTGTACGTATCACTCCGGCCGTCGTGATTGACGGGAAAATCGCTCTGGCGGGGCGTGTACCTTCACTGGAAGAAGCAAAAGACCTGCTGCAGTCCGGATAA
- a CDS encoding T9SS type A sorting domain-containing protein: METSLGLTFTREIHQFSQQFHDNYHIFEYTISNETGMYRDVPEQTLDSVYFYFQFRYAPVRKSRYMVANHTGWGRNTMNDRWGDGLQGQSIGEPFSDDGPPMRASYDWHGYEPARSIDYNNIGAPQIDPADQFMSLSDTLGHLLAHHFAGHVTLHADSSPDDPSDDLQQPRTRGHINSDSDLKSGNDPFNRVRTEREYELMTRGIMPRHAYQVHEVAEFMDFADQISDPRLGTSGGMSAMKAYGPYTLDPGDTIRIVWAEGVAGLSREIAEKTGERFKAYYEGRTDDAQGPLADGTTGEMTTRAKNEWVMTGRDSLLQTFERAIANYRSGYNIPRPPPPPSRFELAAFDDAIELSWDFSGDENDVSGFEIYRGAGSFEAHHKRIAELEPSARSFIDDSLQNGTDYYYYIASVGHDEERVNIGKTRTGILRSSRYYTQTWDPVSPLTDTGIRGDDGTSPRTFELVQNYPNPFNPATKIGFTLPEAADVRLEVFDVTGRQVALLLNEHKPAGRHDVTFDAGDLSSGVYLYRIQAGGHIETRKMLFIK; encoded by the coding sequence GTGGAAACGTCTCTGGGACTGACGTTTACCCGTGAAATCCACCAGTTCAGTCAGCAGTTCCACGATAACTACCACATTTTCGAGTACACTATATCCAATGAAACGGGCATGTATCGTGACGTTCCGGAGCAGACACTCGACAGCGTCTATTTTTATTTCCAGTTCCGCTATGCGCCGGTCAGAAAATCACGCTACATGGTGGCCAATCATACCGGATGGGGGCGCAACACTATGAATGACCGGTGGGGTGACGGCCTGCAGGGACAATCAATCGGGGAGCCTTTTTCCGATGACGGACCACCCATGCGCGCCTCCTATGACTGGCACGGATATGAACCGGCGCGCAGCATCGACTACAACAATATCGGAGCGCCTCAAATTGACCCTGCGGACCAGTTCATGAGTCTTTCGGATACACTCGGACACCTGCTTGCTCACCACTTCGCCGGCCATGTCACGCTGCATGCGGACTCCTCACCGGACGATCCGTCCGACGACCTGCAGCAGCCGCGCACCAGGGGGCACATCAACTCGGACAGTGATCTCAAATCCGGAAATGATCCGTTTAACCGCGTGAGAACGGAGCGCGAGTACGAGCTGATGACCCGGGGCATCATGCCGCGCCATGCCTATCAGGTGCACGAGGTGGCAGAATTTATGGATTTTGCCGATCAGATCAGCGATCCCCGGTTGGGTACTTCAGGCGGGATGTCAGCCATGAAGGCATATGGCCCCTACACTCTGGATCCGGGAGATACGATCCGCATTGTCTGGGCGGAAGGGGTGGCCGGACTGAGCCGCGAAATAGCCGAAAAAACGGGTGAGCGGTTCAAGGCATATTACGAGGGCCGCACGGATGACGCACAGGGTCCGCTCGCGGACGGAACGACCGGAGAAATGACCACCCGCGCCAAGAATGAGTGGGTGATGACCGGGCGCGACTCGTTGCTGCAGACCTTCGAGCGTGCTATTGCCAATTACCGGAGCGGCTACAACATACCCCGTCCACCCCCGCCTCCATCCCGTTTTGAGCTTGCTGCATTCGATGATGCCATTGAGCTGAGCTGGGATTTCTCCGGCGATGAAAACGATGTCAGCGGCTTCGAAATTTATCGCGGCGCAGGCAGTTTTGAGGCACACCACAAGCGCATTGCCGAACTGGAGCCGTCAGCCCGCAGCTTTATTGATGACAGCTTGCAGAATGGCACGGACTACTACTATTACATTGCTTCGGTCGGACATGATGAGGAGCGTGTGAACATCGGGAAAACCCGGACTGGCATTCTTCGGAGCAGCCGGTATTATACTCAGACATGGGATCCCGTTTCTCCCCTTACCGACACCGGCATCCGGGGGGATGATGGCACTTCGCCCCGGACATTTGAACTGGTTCAGAACTATCCCAATCCGTTCAATCCGGCAACGAAGATCGGTTTCACTCTTCCGGAGGCTGCGGATGTGCGTTTGGAGGTTTTTGATGTGACCGGAAGACAGGTGGCTTTGCTGCTGAATGAACATAAACCGGCCGGCCGCCATGATGTCACCTTTGACGCCGGTGATTTGTCAAGCGGTGTGTATCTGTACCGCATTCAGGCCGGAGGTCATATCGAAACCCGCAAAATGCTTTTCATAAAATAG
- a CDS encoding DNA polymerase Y family protein — protein sequence MNPDRITSYDLEQDVHRITLYSSVAREHQHVSLKPRLYLHIDMNCFYAQVEQRAWNLYGLPVAMGGWRKPDGTPRGIVATASYEARQLGIKTAMSAFEAHQICPYLVFLQIDYDKYKGISRQLQAILEDFAPDVEKYSMDEYFLDVTFLQRQPRRAILDFAGRLKRAIYNELGLVCSVGMARSKTYAKLASGLRKPNGLLLLMNEEEARSELDELPLDEVWGIGRRRYRRLQRHSILTIADARRRGPAIFEQIFGAMQGRLFYEMVTGRDRAKVLDNNRHVPDEVSFMHTFSDWTADIGQVRAELVKAIQQVCYRMRGYRRKARRFGCYLRFQNAEWQGTSFAFSTPGYTHIDEYVMDACIPVAVELLRQARREGHTFRGVGLHTIDMVPGDQLEIFFREDDRLGRLYRSIDTINNTYGRQAVVKGAVKDGVPGKTHFVNRS from the coding sequence ATGAATCCCGACCGCATCACATCGTACGACCTGGAGCAGGATGTGCACCGTATTACGCTGTACAGCAGCGTTGCCCGCGAGCATCAGCATGTAAGCCTGAAACCACGGCTGTACCTGCACATCGATATGAACTGCTTTTACGCGCAGGTCGAGCAGCGGGCCTGGAATTTGTACGGGCTCCCGGTGGCGATGGGCGGATGGCGCAAGCCGGACGGCACCCCGCGCGGAATCGTGGCCACCGCGAGCTACGAAGCGCGGCAGCTCGGCATCAAAACGGCGATGAGCGCTTTCGAGGCGCATCAGATCTGCCCCTATCTGGTCTTCCTGCAGATCGACTATGACAAGTACAAGGGCATCAGCCGTCAGCTTCAGGCGATCCTGGAAGATTTCGCGCCCGATGTGGAAAAATACTCGATGGACGAATACTTTCTGGATGTGACGTTTCTTCAGCGTCAGCCGCGCCGGGCCATTCTGGATTTTGCCGGGCGGCTTAAACGGGCGATCTACAACGAGCTCGGACTGGTCTGTTCGGTAGGCATGGCGCGGAGCAAGACGTACGCCAAGCTGGCGTCCGGACTCCGCAAACCCAACGGGCTTCTTCTGCTTATGAACGAGGAGGAAGCCCGTTCGGAGCTGGATGAACTGCCTCTGGATGAGGTCTGGGGCATCGGACGCCGGCGATACCGGCGGCTGCAGCGCCACAGCATCCTTACGATCGCCGACGCGCGGCGGCGCGGTCCGGCCATCTTCGAACAGATTTTCGGCGCCATGCAGGGACGTCTGTTCTACGAAATGGTGACCGGCCGGGATCGCGCCAAAGTCCTCGACAATAACCGTCATGTGCCCGACGAGGTGAGCTTCATGCACACCTTCTCCGACTGGACCGCCGACATCGGCCAGGTGCGTGCCGAGCTGGTCAAGGCGATTCAGCAGGTATGTTACCGGATGCGCGGATACCGGCGAAAAGCCCGGCGTTTCGGCTGCTACTTGCGGTTTCAGAACGCCGAATGGCAGGGCACCTCTTTTGCCTTCTCCACACCCGGATACACCCATATCGATGAATACGTGATGGATGCCTGCATTCCGGTGGCCGTGGAACTGCTCAGGCAGGCCCGGCGCGAAGGACATACGTTCCGGGGTGTCGGCCTGCACACCATCGATATGGTGCCGGGCGACCAGCTCGAAATCTTCTTCCGGGAAGACGACCGCCTCGGCCGGCTGTACCGCTCCATCGACACCATCAACAACACCTACGGCAGGCAGGCCGTCGTCAAGGGAGCCGTCAAAGACGGCGTGCCCGGAAAGACCCATTTTGTCAACCGGAGCTGA
- the moaC gene encoding cyclic pyranopterin monophosphate synthase MoaC, whose protein sequence is MIDISHKRSSLRYARATGTLLASPEIIERVRDGRIPKGDVRSVARSAGIQAAKRASEWIVFCHTMPVDWVEVSMELEDDRIVFTAEVRSVWKTGMEMEAMTAVSAALLNAYDMLKPLKEDVSIGEIRLAGKTGGKSDMSDRFDKPLKAAVVIVSSAKKQGKRADRAGDVIREFLADQPVIVSEDVYVDEDPAELAGTLKRLAKGTMVRKERESADGPGEEGQSDSGVDLVFVCGATGPTPKDITPQVIRDVSDKLVPGMGEAMRSYGYQRTPFAMLSEQIAGLRGQTLMIALPGSARGAGESMNALFPGVLHIFRMLRGKA, encoded by the coding sequence ATGATTGATATTAGTCATAAACGGTCTTCGTTGCGGTATGCAAGGGCGACCGGTACGCTGCTGGCATCGCCGGAAATTATTGAGCGCGTGCGGGATGGAAGAATACCCAAGGGGGATGTGCGCTCGGTCGCCCGAAGCGCCGGAATCCAGGCTGCCAAGCGGGCATCCGAGTGGATCGTCTTTTGCCATACGATGCCGGTGGATTGGGTGGAGGTCTCGATGGAGCTGGAAGATGACCGGATCGTATTCACCGCCGAGGTGCGCTCGGTATGGAAAACCGGGATGGAAATGGAGGCGATGACGGCAGTCAGCGCAGCATTGCTCAACGCATACGACATGCTCAAGCCGCTGAAAGAGGATGTATCGATCGGGGAGATCCGGCTGGCCGGGAAAACCGGTGGAAAATCGGATATGTCCGACCGGTTTGACAAGCCGTTGAAAGCGGCCGTCGTGATTGTCTCGTCGGCAAAAAAGCAGGGCAAAAGAGCTGATCGCGCCGGGGACGTGATCCGGGAGTTCCTGGCGGATCAACCTGTGATTGTGAGTGAGGATGTGTATGTCGATGAGGATCCCGCAGAGCTTGCCGGGACATTGAAAAGACTGGCAAAAGGTACGATGGTGCGGAAGGAACGGGAAAGCGCTGATGGTCCGGGTGAGGAAGGGCAATCGGACAGCGGAGTTGACCTGGTGTTTGTGTGCGGAGCTACGGGCCCGACTCCCAAAGACATCACGCCACAGGTGATCCGGGATGTATCCGACAAGCTGGTTCCCGGAATGGGTGAGGCAATGCGCAGCTACGGCTATCAGCGCACACCCTTTGCCATGTTGTCAGAACAGATAGCCGGACTGCGGGGACAAACGCTGATGATCGCCCTTCCCGGCAGTGCCCGCGGAGCCGGGGAAAGCATGAATGCTCTCTTCCCGGGCGTATTGCATATTTTCCGGATGCTGAGGGGCAAGGCGTGA
- a CDS encoding TonB-dependent receptor: MKQFCLRLARLCASASLLTLIILQPASAFNMTGAAGSGESEQTLKGIITDTAGDPLPGATVWIPELQSGTTANQHGHFELPGLQSGSWTLVIRHVGFQTLETNISWPADASEMDDDGHLAFTLEQEVVLTDELLVVGSLFDRITRYQPTQSYTAREVQKRNTASIGTLLDGESGVAMRSMGNAPARPVVRGMDGERIQVLQNGMKMGDFSATGHDHAVIMDPSSLDRVDIVRGPASLIYGSSAMGGIINVHSGDIPSRWADGTSGYLGAEGQSGSSSLNGVTRLTYGLGDRAYTFRSSLRNTGDMQTPEGEIPGTDMRSIDIGAGGAWRYNSGYSGGSIQYSDKTYGIPEDPFDLDEEVELEMQRLAVQGTTHYKLDHHFWNAAEARMVYNYYTHEEIEYKYADGVLDDVDLELAVDHHFFQTDVLFQHGKRGAIDNGTAGITFEWRDVSVGGEEALTPDARGWTTAGFIVEELRLPRNWRLQSGLRLEWNYIRSLSNEDFPEAGTTRSQGIWAGSIGASGPLSGNLDAGIQFARSHRTPSLEELFADAIHFAAGAYEVGDPDLDDETGYSTDLFLDYRTSGWQLHLALFANRVTNYISLRPTGETEPSRGYPVLEYFSTDAELLGAEFFAKRNLTGQLSISLGGDYIRGSELENGSREPLPFMPPLRTFAETTFDTGTWWASVRVRHVLSQERTAASEEETDGYTLTEASLGARLGSSRIHNITLTAENLFDVTWRDHLSRIEQRDIPMMGRNIRLSYRFYF; the protein is encoded by the coding sequence ATGAAACAATTTTGCTTACGACTTGCCCGGCTCTGTGCATCAGCATCCCTGCTGACACTGATCATTCTGCAACCGGCATCAGCCTTTAACATGACCGGAGCTGCCGGATCCGGGGAGTCAGAACAAACACTGAAAGGTATCATCACCGACACCGCCGGCGATCCGCTGCCCGGAGCTACGGTGTGGATACCGGAACTTCAATCCGGAACCACCGCCAATCAGCATGGCCATTTTGAATTGCCCGGACTGCAATCCGGATCCTGGACACTGGTCATCCGCCATGTCGGTTTTCAGACATTGGAAACCAATATCTCATGGCCAGCAGATGCATCCGAAATGGATGATGACGGTCATCTTGCATTCACACTGGAGCAGGAGGTGGTTCTGACAGACGAACTGCTTGTGGTCGGGTCTCTTTTTGACCGCATCACCCGCTATCAGCCCACGCAAAGCTATACAGCCAGGGAAGTCCAGAAGCGCAACACCGCTTCTATCGGAACTCTTCTGGATGGTGAAAGCGGTGTGGCCATGCGATCCATGGGCAATGCTCCGGCCCGGCCTGTCGTCCGCGGTATGGACGGTGAGCGAATTCAGGTACTTCAAAACGGTATGAAGATGGGTGATTTTTCCGCGACCGGACACGACCATGCTGTCATTATGGATCCCTCTTCCCTTGACCGGGTGGATATCGTCCGGGGACCGGCAAGTCTGATTTACGGATCCAGTGCTATGGGTGGCATTATCAATGTTCATTCCGGCGATATCCCTTCCCGCTGGGCGGACGGGACTTCCGGTTATCTTGGAGCCGAAGGACAGAGCGGAAGCTCATCCCTGAACGGTGTGACACGTCTGACCTACGGACTCGGAGACCGCGCCTATACTTTCCGAAGCAGTCTCCGGAACACCGGCGACATGCAAACCCCCGAAGGGGAAATCCCGGGTACCGATATGCGGTCCATCGACATCGGAGCCGGCGGCGCCTGGCGCTACAACAGTGGTTACAGCGGGGGATCCATCCAGTATTCAGATAAAACCTACGGTATTCCGGAAGACCCTTTTGATCTGGATGAAGAGGTGGAACTGGAGATGCAGCGGCTGGCCGTCCAGGGAACGACTCATTACAAGCTGGACCACCATTTCTGGAATGCCGCCGAGGCCCGTATGGTATACAACTACTACACCCACGAGGAGATCGAGTATAAATATGCAGATGGTGTCCTGGACGATGTTGACCTCGAGCTGGCGGTTGATCACCACTTTTTCCAGACAGACGTGCTGTTTCAGCATGGTAAACGCGGTGCCATAGATAATGGAACGGCCGGAATCACCTTTGAATGGCGGGATGTTTCGGTCGGAGGTGAAGAAGCACTTACCCCTGACGCCCGCGGCTGGACCACTGCCGGTTTTATCGTCGAGGAGTTGCGTTTGCCGCGAAACTGGCGGCTGCAAAGTGGTCTGAGGCTGGAGTGGAACTACATCCGCTCGCTTTCCAATGAAGATTTCCCCGAGGCCGGCACCACGCGCAGCCAGGGAATATGGGCAGGATCCATCGGTGCAAGCGGACCGCTGTCCGGCAATCTGGACGCCGGCATACAGTTTGCACGTTCACACCGCACCCCATCGCTTGAAGAGCTCTTCGCCGATGCCATTCATTTCGCTGCCGGCGCCTACGAAGTCGGCGACCCCGACCTTGATGACGAAACAGGTTACAGCACTGATCTATTTCTGGATTACCGCACCTCCGGATGGCAGCTGCATCTGGCACTTTTTGCCAACCGTGTAACCAATTATATCTCCCTTCGGCCTACCGGGGAGACTGAACCGTCGCGGGGCTATCCGGTGCTTGAGTATTTCAGTACCGATGCCGAATTGCTGGGTGCAGAGTTTTTCGCAAAACGCAATCTGACCGGACAGCTGTCCATTTCATTGGGCGGAGACTATATCCGCGGAAGCGAACTGGAAAACGGTTCACGCGAACCGCTGCCTTTCATGCCTCCGCTGCGAACCTTTGCTGAAACCACATTCGATACCGGAACATGGTGGGCATCGGTCAGAGTCCGGCACGTACTCTCCCAGGAGCGCACTGCCGCAAGTGAAGAAGAAACCGACGGGTATACGCTGACCGAAGCTTCCCTTGGTGCCCGTCTGGGCTCCTCCCGTATTCATAACATTACCCTGACTGCAGAAAATCTGTTCGATGTTACCTGGCGGGATCACCTGTCGCGCATTGAACAGCGCGACATCCCCATGATGGGACGGAACATCCGCCTGTCTTACCGGTTTTATTTCTGA
- the moaA gene encoding GTP 3',8-cyclase MoaA, with translation MPKLYDTHGRVHDYLRVSLTERCNLRCHYCMPADGVPLSPKEHLCSYEELLSIIDTFCELGVRKIRITGGEPLVRQDVDKMFRALGKRPVELALTTNGLLVDRFIDLFSDIGLRNINVSLDTLEPDRFRLITRRPGFESVMENIRQLVDHDFRVKLNMVVMRGVNDDEIVDFAELARAMPVTVRYIEFMPFDGNRWDDRKMVPAETIRGALADRYMLVRDSDAAHDTTRHYSIPGFRGRIGIISSMSEYFCGSCNRIRLLANGGIQNCLFSENETDLRTPLRRGDDLEPIIRESIRAKKKQHAGMFELADMPGRTMTTIGG, from the coding sequence ATGCCGAAATTATACGACACACACGGACGCGTCCACGATTATCTGAGGGTTTCGCTGACCGAGCGGTGCAACCTGCGGTGCCATTACTGCATGCCTGCCGATGGTGTCCCGCTCTCTCCTAAAGAGCACTTGTGCAGCTACGAAGAATTGCTCTCCATTATCGATACGTTTTGTGAGCTCGGTGTGCGAAAAATCCGGATTACCGGAGGAGAGCCGCTGGTCCGGCAGGATGTGGACAAAATGTTCCGGGCACTTGGCAAACGGCCTGTCGAACTGGCACTGACCACCAACGGTTTGCTGGTGGACCGGTTTATCGATTTATTTTCAGACATCGGTCTGCGAAACATCAATGTCAGTCTGGATACACTCGAACCCGACCGTTTCCGGTTGATTACCCGCCGGCCCGGCTTTGAAAGCGTCATGGAGAATATCCGGCAGCTGGTCGACCATGATTTTCGCGTGAAGCTGAACATGGTGGTCATGCGTGGAGTGAATGACGATGAAATCGTCGATTTTGCAGAGCTTGCGCGGGCCATGCCTGTGACTGTCCGGTACATCGAATTTATGCCGTTCGACGGTAACCGGTGGGATGACCGGAAAATGGTTCCTGCGGAAACCATCCGGGGAGCACTCGCTGACCGGTATATGCTGGTCCGTGACTCCGACGCCGCCCACGACACGACCCGCCACTATTCCATCCCGGGGTTCCGGGGCCGCATCGGCATCATCAGCTCCATGAGCGAGTATTTCTGCGGGAGCTGCAACCGGATCCGGCTTCTGGCCAACGGCGGAATTCAAAACTGCCTGTTCTCGGAGAACGAAACCGATCTGCGTACTCCGCTGCGTCGCGGAGACGACCTTGAGCCCATCATCCGGGAATCCATCCGGGCCAAGAAAAAACAGCATGCAGGCATGTTTGAGCTTGCGGATATGCCGGGACGAACCATGACCACCATCGGAGGCTGA
- a CDS encoding MoaD/ThiS family protein, with translation MEQKKKRTVAYGPVSGLRGVKPDGAAADEAVENADRAVADAGGSNVPGFTVNLLWFSVLADHRGRRSEQISLPQGARGSDLIDLLAKEMPVIAKYREYIRLAVNQAYVNGDTLLKDGDEVALITPVSGG, from the coding sequence TTGGAACAGAAAAAAAAACGAACCGTAGCTTATGGCCCTGTTTCTGGTTTGCGAGGAGTGAAACCGGACGGGGCAGCCGCGGACGAAGCAGTTGAAAATGCAGACAGGGCAGTTGCAGATGCAGGCGGTTCGAACGTACCCGGGTTCACGGTAAACCTGCTCTGGTTCAGTGTCCTGGCGGATCATCGTGGCCGGCGGTCCGAACAGATATCGCTGCCGCAAGGAGCGCGCGGATCGGACCTGATCGATTTGCTGGCCAAGGAGATGCCGGTCATTGCAAAGTATCGTGAATACATCCGTCTGGCGGTCAACCAGGCGTATGTAAACGGCGATACACTGCTTAAGGACGGCGATGAAGTGGCTCTGATCACACCTGTTTCCGGCGGCTGA
- a CDS encoding permease, producing MSLLIDLLAAGWGSLEYYILEHTLTCLVPAFFLAGAMVTFLNRNAILDLLGEQAGIMKSFPLAAAASFLVAACSCTVIPVAAGLYFAGAGVGVAFIILWVAPAANILALVYTGTILGAEMVIVRIIAALLVAFLVGLVMRFAFRHERRGETANQTDHKTVGQSGSDAQRTRPKIITGINLGLIALVLISLLAPNYLVREGPYLHKILVWGGVTIAAAIYALRMIDRDQLILWVRETWWFVRVIFPLLLAGVFLVGIIQAVLPEAWVREWLGGNTMLASLLATLIGAFSYFATMTEAPFVDALMDMGMGYGPALTLLLVGPGISLPNWLAIARIFGIKKALVYIPTIIILGTIVGWFFGNFVF from the coding sequence ATGTCTCTCCTTATCGATTTACTCGCAGCGGGATGGGGTTCGCTGGAGTACTACATTCTGGAACACACCCTGACCTGCCTGGTACCGGCTTTCTTTCTGGCAGGTGCCATGGTCACCTTTCTGAACCGCAATGCCATTCTGGATCTGCTTGGCGAACAGGCGGGTATCATGAAATCCTTTCCGCTTGCAGCGGCCGCCAGTTTCCTGGTTGCAGCCTGCTCATGCACGGTAATTCCCGTTGCGGCGGGACTCTATTTTGCCGGTGCGGGTGTCGGGGTGGCCTTTATCATACTGTGGGTTGCTCCGGCGGCAAACATCCTGGCCCTGGTCTACACCGGAACCATCCTTGGTGCAGAAATGGTGATCGTGCGGATCATCGCAGCCCTGCTGGTCGCTTTCCTGGTCGGACTCGTCATGCGGTTTGCCTTCCGCCATGAAAGGCGCGGGGAAACAGCGAATCAAACTGATCACAAAACGGTCGGGCAAAGTGGGAGTGATGCACAGCGCACCCGTCCTAAAATTATAACCGGCATCAACTTAGGACTGATCGCGCTGGTTCTGATCAGTCTTCTGGCTCCGAATTATCTTGTCCGCGAAGGTCCTTACCTGCACAAAATTCTGGTTTGGGGCGGCGTCACCATTGCTGCGGCAATCTATGCACTTCGGATGATCGACCGGGATCAGCTCATACTCTGGGTGCGGGAAACCTGGTGGTTCGTGCGGGTGATCTTTCCGCTGTTGCTGGCAGGTGTATTTCTGGTCGGCATCATTCAGGCGGTTCTGCCGGAAGCCTGGGTACGGGAATGGCTTGGCGGCAATACCATGCTGGCATCGTTGCTGGCAACGCTTATCGGTGCCTTCAGTTACTTTGCCACCATGACCGAGGCACCCTTTGTCGATGCCCTGATGGACATGGGTATGGGGTACGGACCGGCGCTGACCCTGCTTCTGGTCGGGCCCGGAATCAGCCTGCCCAACTGGTTGGCCATCGCCCGGATCTTCGGTATCAAAAAAGCGCTCGTGTATATCCCGACCATCATCATACTAGGCACCATAGTCGGTTGGTTCTTCGGAAATTTCGTTTTCTGA
- a CDS encoding molybdenum cofactor biosynthesis protein MoaE, whose translation MQELVQDNIWIVIGEQIPSVEDAAGFAGRSDCGAVNIFTGMTRNHEKGRQVQTLYYDCYEEMALNVLSSLAAETCNRHNAGMIVVFHRTGEVPVGECSLVVAVSSPHRKQALDATAELIDRLKEEVPVWKKETFADEVKWKEEQ comes from the coding sequence ATGCAGGAACTCGTACAGGATAACATCTGGATCGTCATCGGAGAACAGATTCCCTCCGTCGAAGATGCTGCAGGTTTTGCCGGCCGTTCCGATTGCGGTGCGGTCAATATCTTTACCGGTATGACCCGGAATCACGAAAAGGGCCGTCAGGTTCAGACCCTGTATTATGACTGCTACGAAGAGATGGCCCTGAATGTGCTCTCATCCCTTGCAGCTGAAACCTGTAACCGCCATAATGCCGGGATGATTGTGGTTTTTCACCGAACCGGTGAAGTGCCTGTAGGCGAATGCTCACTGGTTGTCGCCGTGAGTTCGCCCCACCGGAAACAGGCGCTTGATGCCACTGCCGAGCTGATCGACAGACTCAAGGAGGAGGTGCCTGTCTGGAAAAAAGAGACCTTTGCCGATGAAGTGAAGTGGAAAGAAGAACAGTGA
- a CDS encoding sulfite exporter TauE/SafE family protein, with amino-acid sequence MEASLLLYLSLGIFIIAVLYSSVGHAGASGYIAVMSLFSLAPEIIKPAALTLNIFVASITFLQFYRAGHFRWALFWPFIILSIPMAFLGGYLNLPTQVFNMVIGVILLFSAARFIFDLRPDTPKVAPAIPAAAASGGGIGLLAGLTGTGGGIFLTPLLLMMRWATAKHAAAVSALFILFNSVSGLAGNITATLSLPLFALPIVIAAVAGGSIGSWMGSRRIGHIAIKRLLATVLLIAGMKLVFFP; translated from the coding sequence ATGGAAGCTTCTCTGTTACTGTATCTTTCGCTGGGAATATTTATTATTGCCGTTTTATACTCATCGGTCGGCCATGCCGGGGCGTCAGGGTATATTGCCGTGATGTCTCTGTTCAGCCTTGCACCGGAGATTATCAAACCGGCGGCACTGACCCTCAATATCTTTGTTGCCTCTATTACATTTCTTCAGTTTTACCGTGCCGGTCACTTCCGGTGGGCGCTGTTCTGGCCTTTCATAATCCTTTCCATTCCGATGGCATTTCTGGGCGGATATCTGAACCTCCCGACGCAGGTATTCAACATGGTGATCGGGGTGATACTGCTGTTTTCTGCCGCCCGTTTTATTTTTGATCTGCGCCCTGACACTCCGAAAGTGGCTCCCGCCATACCTGCAGCGGCAGCTTCCGGAGGGGGCATCGGGCTGCTGGCCGGACTAACCGGAACCGGAGGCGGTATTTTTCTCACTCCTCTCCTGCTCATGATGCGCTGGGCCACGGCCAAACATGCTGCCGCTGTCTCTGCCCTGTTCATCTTGTTCAACTCTGTATCCGGACTGGCCGGAAATATTACTGCCACCCTGTCGCTTCCCCTGTTTGCGCTTCCGATAGTAATTGCAGCCGTTGCGGGAGGCAGCATCGGATCCTGGATGGGAAGCCGGCGGATCGGCCATATTGCAATCAAGCGCCTGCTGGCAACGGTACTGCTCATCGCCGGAATGAAACTGGTGTTTTTTCCGTAA
- a CDS encoding ArsR/SmtB family transcription factor produces MPAISSKLRARILQAIAHPNRIRILEAVRKGLTCSCEIAPQLDMEQSNLSRHMKILVDSGILTPQRDGVRINYRVADEEVFQLLDLSGRIVRNAAERSIHETEF; encoded by the coding sequence ATGCCGGCCATTTCTTCGAAATTACGCGCCAGAATATTGCAGGCGATTGCCCACCCGAACCGGATCCGCATTCTGGAGGCTGTCCGAAAAGGACTGACCTGCAGTTGCGAAATTGCACCACAGCTGGACATGGAGCAGTCCAACTTATCCCGGCACATGAAGATACTGGTCGACAGCGGCATACTGACTCCTCAGCGTGACGGCGTGCGTATCAACTACCGGGTCGCCGACGAGGAGGTGTTTCAACTTCTGGACCTGTCGGGCCGGATCGTCAGAAATGCCGCAGAGCGCAGTATCCATGAAACTGAATTCTGA